ATCTGTTGACGATGAGGTATCTGTCTGAAATGACCAATGAGCAGACTTTGGTCATGTATTCAGGACATCCGATGGGATTGTTCCCGTCTCATAAAGATGCACCAAGAGTAGTCGTAACGAACGGGATGATGATCCCGAACTATTCAAAGCCGGATGATTGGGAGAAATTCAATGCTCTTGGCGTAACGCAGTACGGACAAATGACTGCAGGAAGTTATATGTACATCGGCCCACAGGGAATTGTTCACGGAACAACGATTACTGCTTTAAACGCTTTCAGAAAGATCAATAAAGAGCCAAAAGGAGGACTTTTCGTAACTTCAGGATTAGGAGGAATGAGTGGAGCTCAGCCAAAAGCAGGAAATATTGCCGGTTGTGTTACCGTATGTGCAGAAGTAAATCCAAAAATCACCAAAATTCGTCATGATCAGAAATGGGTGAATGAAATTTATGAAGACCTTGATGCATTGGTAAAAAGAGTAAGAGAAGCACAACAAAATAAAGAAACGGTTTCTTTAGCGTACCTTGGAAACATTGTGGACGTTTGGGAAAAATTTGACAAAGAAGATTTAAGAATTGATATTGGTTCAGACCAGACATCACTTCACAATCCTTGGGCGGGTGGATATTATCCGGTAGGACAAAGTTTTGAAGAATCCAATGCAATGATGGCTGAAGACCCTGAATTATTTAAAGAAAAAGTTCAGGAAACTTTAAGACGACACGCTGCAGCGATCAATAAACATACAGAAAAAGGAACTTACTTCTTCGATTACGGGAATGCCTTCTTATTGGAAGCTTCCAGAGCCGGAGCAGATGTAATGGCAGATAATCCAACATTAGGAAGAGAATTTAAATATCCAAGTTATGTTCAGGATATTATGGGACCAATGTGCTTTGATTACGGTTTTGGACCATTCCGTTGGGTATGTGCAAGCGGAAAACCGGAAGATTTACAGAAAACTGATGAAATTGCATGTGCTGTATTGGAAG
This Chryseobacterium sp. G0162 DNA region includes the following protein-coding sequences:
- a CDS encoding urocanate hydratase, encoding MTFQEQIQQGIPNQLPQPKPYETNINHAPKRKEILGEEEKKLALKNALRYFDPKFHAELIPEFKRELEDYGRIYMYRFRPDYEMKARSIEDYPGKSEQAKAIMLMIQNNLDYAVAQHPHELITYGGNGAVFSNWAQYLLTMRYLSEMTNEQTLVMYSGHPMGLFPSHKDAPRVVVTNGMMIPNYSKPDDWEKFNALGVTQYGQMTAGSYMYIGPQGIVHGTTITALNAFRKINKEPKGGLFVTSGLGGMSGAQPKAGNIAGCVTVCAEVNPKITKIRHDQKWVNEIYEDLDALVKRVREAQQNKETVSLAYLGNIVDVWEKFDKEDLRIDIGSDQTSLHNPWAGGYYPVGQSFEESNAMMAEDPELFKEKVQETLRRHAAAINKHTEKGTYFFDYGNAFLLEASRAGADVMADNPTLGREFKYPSYVQDIMGPMCFDYGFGPFRWVCASGKPEDLQKTDEIACAVLEEMIKNSPEEIQQQMKDNIQWIKGAQENKLVVGSQARILYADAEGRMKIAEAFNKAIKNGEIGPVVLGRDHHDVSGTDSPYRETSNIYDGSRFTADMAIHNVIGDSFRGATWVSIHNGGGVGWGEVINGGFGMLLDGSDDADRRLKSMLFWDVNNGISRRSWARNEGAIFAIKRAMEVEPNLKVTLPNLVDENLL